The region GACGACTTCATCGGAACCGTCCTACAAGGGCTCGAAGAACATGGTTTGACCGACAATACGATTGTGGTTTACTTCAGTGACCACGGCGCCAACAATCTGGTTCGTCACAAGCAGATGGTGACCGAAGGTGGCTTGCATGTTCCCTTAATCATCGCGGGGCCATCGCCGTACGTCCCGTCGCCTTCGGTCCGCGACGACTTGGTCAACTTGCTGGACCTTTCTGCGACCACGCTCGCATGGGCAGGGGTGAATCAACCGAAATGGTTTGAAGGTCAAAATCTATTCGGCGAAATCGTCGTCCCACGTGTCTTCGTCGCGGCCGCCAAAGACCGGATGGACCACACGATCGATCGTGTTCGATCGCTGCGCACGGACCGGTTTCGTTACACGCGAAATTACAAGACCGATCGAATCCTGTTGCAGCCTCAGTACCGCGACGGGCGTCCGTTTCTACAGAACTTGCATGACTTATTTCAGTCCGGTGAACTCTCGCCGAAGCTGACTCAGATTTACTTCGGCGAGCGCCCCGAAGAAGAACTCTATGACGTCGTCGCCGACCCGGCTCAAATCAATAACCTGGCCGATTCCTCTAAATACTCGGACGAGCTCCAACGTCATCGCAAACTTCTCGCCGACTGGCTGGCAAAAGGCGACGCCGGTGAAGACGAAGAACCGCTCGGTGAGTTGGCCTATCAAGCAAGTGGCCACAAGTGGGGCGAAGGCGTGAACCCCGAATACGAACTGGTTCGTGAAGACAACGATGGCGACGGGCTTAGCGACGAATGGGAACGCATCAACGATCGTGATCCCTCCGACGGAAAGCTGTTATTCACGTTCGATTGCGGCGGCTGGCAGACCGAGGGTTGGACCGCCACCGATCCGGTGATCGGCAACATCGCCGGGCAACTCGGTTACTTAGATTTCAAGCTTGCCGATGGCAAGGCGGCGATCCAGCGTACCGGGCTAAACTTGGACCCGAAGTCGAATCAAGGACTCGTCATGATCAAGCTGCAGTGCCCTTCGAAAACGAAAGTTGTTTTGATCAGCCAAACCGAAGCATCAACCGTTGCCCAACCTTCGATGGTCAACACGGCAGATGCGACCACCGTGTACTTCCCGGTGAAATGGAAAAAGCCAATCACGGAGCTGACGCTCTCGTTCGAAGGCGAGTCGGACGGCGAAATCAAAATCGATTCGATCCAAATCGAATCGATCGCTGGCCGTTAACGTCCGTCAGCGTATTGCGTTTCACTGATCCACGTCAGATCAGGCCAATACCCGGTGTCGTTGGATAGCCGTGGCCCCTGCGTGGTCCGGCCATCGACCACGATGCGCGTCGCCTTTTGACGAAGCGTGTCGACGCGTCGAGGATTCGCCTCCGCAACGTCCTTGGTTTCACTCGGATCATTAGCAAGTTGGTAAAGTTCGATGCCGCTGCCTGAATGGGGAAAGACCAATTTCCAATCGCCCTCGGTCACCGAAAAGCGACCTTTGATTCCATGATTGATCAGCGGTAGACGCTGATGCTTGGCGGCGAGGTCAGAAAGCACCGAAGCGAAACTTTGGCTATCAGGTGCTTGGTCGTTGTCGATCGGTTGGCCAAGAAGATCTGCCAACGTCGCGAACAAATCGATTTGACCGACCAACGCGTCGCAGCGACGCCCCGGGGATTGAATCCCAGCCGGCCAACGGATGATCATCGGGACACGATGGCCGCCTTCGTAGACCGACCGCTTCCCGTCGCGGAAATGCAAGTTACTGCGATGCCCGAAGTCTTCGATGCGTTGTTTCCAAGAATTTTCGGGGCCGTTGTCACTCGTCACACAGACGATCGTATCGTCAGCTAATCCTGCTTGATCCAAGTACGCCATCAATCGCCCAAGATGATCGTCAGTTTCAATCATGAATTCGCCGTATCCACCGCATTCGCCCTGACCGTGATACTTTGGCAAGGGGCAAACCGGATAGTGCGGCGAGGTGAGTGGAAGATAAACGAAAAAGGGCTTGTCTTGATCGTTCTGCTGGTGGGATCGAATCCACTCGATCGTCTTGTCGGTAAACCGTGTCAGACATTGGTTGTCGACAAAGTCGGGCGCGACCTCCATGCCCCGTTTTCCAAGTGCCTTGCGGGTTTGCTCCGGTGTGTCTTGATAGGGCGGCTTGATTCGATAATCGACATGGCGTTGGTTGGGTTTCTTCGCGGTAAACAACGTCGGTGGGACCTTCGCGTGCCGACCTTCGAACCAAGCTAACACGCCATAATTCAGTGACGCCGGTATTCCGAAGAAGTAATCAAACCCTTTATCGAGCGGCATGTCTTGCACCGGCTTGGTCCAATCGCGCGTCTGCGGACCGGTGCCGGGAAAGTCCATGCCGAGATGCCATTTCCCAACCATCGCGGTCGCGTACCCCTGGTCGCGCAAGAACGATGCGATCGTCTGTTGGTGATCTTTGATCAGGCATTTTCCCTCCGCATTCATGACCCCCCGTTTCAATGTCGTTCGCCAAGCGTAGCGTCCGGTCAGCAGGCCATAACGCGAAGGAGTACAAACC is a window of Roseiconus lacunae DNA encoding:
- a CDS encoding sulfatase family protein; this translates as MAVLLSVFACTVKATDLPNVIIVYTDDQGFGDCSALNPDSKFKTPHLDRLAEQGVLFTNAHSSDSVCTPSRYGLLTGRYAWRTTLKRGVMNAEGKCLIKDHQQTIASFLRDQGYATAMVGKWHLGMDFPGTGPQTRDWTKPVQDMPLDKGFDYFFGIPASLNYGVLAWFEGRHAKVPPTLFTAKKPNQRHVDYRIKPPYQDTPEQTRKALGKRGMEVAPDFVDNQCLTRFTDKTIEWIRSHQQNDQDKPFFVYLPLTSPHYPVCPLPKYHGQGECGGYGEFMIETDDHLGRLMAYLDQAGLADDTIVCVTSDNGPENSWKQRIEDFGHRSNLHFRDGKRSVYEGGHRVPMIIRWPAGIQSPGRRCDALVGQIDLFATLADLLGQPIDNDQAPDSQSFASVLSDLAAKHQRLPLINHGIKGRFSVTEGDWKLVFPHSGSGIELYQLANDPSETKDVAEANPRRVDTLRQKATRIVVDGRTTQGPRLSNDTGYWPDLTWISETQYADGR
- a CDS encoding sulfatase family protein, whose product is MRLLSLLCASLLLFAFPSPASAQKNRNKKAAKRPNILWLFAEDTSPWMGCYGDPINRDQTPHIDSLAQRGVRFSRAYAPAPVCSPCRSAMMAGMNQIRFGAHEHRSGRGPVQIELPENVRLLPQLVKDSGYFTFNLGKDDYNYAWDQAATYSWQNKRRGNLDWDKIKSNQPFFGQIQTAGGKNNTSNFPAERKTDPATVTVPADYPQNQLYRETVAQHYDAIRKDDDFIGTVLQGLEEHGLTDNTIVVYFSDHGANNLVRHKQMVTEGGLHVPLIIAGPSPYVPSPSVRDDLVNLLDLSATTLAWAGVNQPKWFEGQNLFGEIVVPRVFVAAAKDRMDHTIDRVRSLRTDRFRYTRNYKTDRILLQPQYRDGRPFLQNLHDLFQSGELSPKLTQIYFGERPEEELYDVVADPAQINNLADSSKYSDELQRHRKLLADWLAKGDAGEDEEPLGELAYQASGHKWGEGVNPEYELVREDNDGDGLSDEWERINDRDPSDGKLLFTFDCGGWQTEGWTATDPVIGNIAGQLGYLDFKLADGKAAIQRTGLNLDPKSNQGLVMIKLQCPSKTKVVLISQTEASTVAQPSMVNTADATTVYFPVKWKKPITELTLSFEGESDGEIKIDSIQIESIAGR